The following proteins come from a genomic window of Spirochaetota bacterium:
- a CDS encoding GAF domain-containing protein, whose protein sequence is MNEQKYTLEYLERQLHNLSKLVEINRIINSTLDMAKLFTIIMEIIKEIMETEASTLFLYDEKTNELVFKVALGEAGDKLQEKYRVKMGQGIAGWVARERKGVFVNDVYADNRFDPNFDKQTGFTTRSIICVPLLYKGKLLGVIQAINPINRPAFTDEDMHLFMAFADQAVLAVQNAIFFEHAIEEARMRHELESARSIQHSLHPAISKDYGSCKVAARYLPAREVGGEFYELQHTSNGLSIALCDVHNKGVPGALNASLVNGILKGMMTIYKNAVGPVFINTLQVVKEHNIQTVSLFYGMINMDSHMLTFMNTGEAYPILVRDGIARYLRFSYAKDGKKVVVKLMANDMFIIVTDGIVNCKNRNARLFGLKQVMDTCCQYDDPSECIEGLLAKVKEFMQGLAQREDISVIAVKIQ, encoded by the coding sequence ATGAATGAACAGAAATATACATTAGAGTATCTTGAGCGACAGCTCCATAATCTCTCCAAGCTTGTTGAGATAAACCGTATAATTAACTCCACCCTTGATATGGCTAAATTGTTCACAATTATCATGGAAATTATTAAAGAGATAATGGAAACTGAAGCCAGTACGTTATTTCTCTACGATGAGAAAACCAATGAACTAGTGTTTAAGGTAGCATTGGGTGAAGCGGGAGACAAATTGCAGGAAAAGTACAGAGTAAAAATGGGGCAGGGTATAGCTGGATGGGTTGCAAGGGAACGAAAAGGTGTTTTTGTCAATGATGTGTACGCAGATAACAGGTTTGACCCCAATTTTGATAAACAAACAGGCTTTACAACACGTTCAATTATTTGTGTGCCATTGTTATATAAAGGCAAGCTTTTAGGTGTAATACAGGCTATTAATCCAATTAACCGACCCGCATTTACCGATGAGGATATGCATTTATTCATGGCGTTTGCTGATCAGGCGGTACTTGCTGTACAGAATGCAATATTTTTTGAGCATGCTATTGAGGAAGCTCGCATGCGCCATGAACTGGAATCAGCACGCTCTATTCAGCATTCACTTCATCCAGCAATTTCCAAAGATTATGGATCATGCAAAGTGGCTGCACGCTATCTTCCTGCACGTGAAGTTGGTGGCGAATTTTATGAATTGCAACACACATCAAATGGATTAAGTATTGCTTTATGCGATGTGCATAATAAAGGTGTTCCGGGTGCTCTCAATGCTTCATTAGTTAACGGAATATTAAAGGGAATGATGACAATCTATAAAAATGCTGTAGGTCCGGTATTTATTAATACATTACAGGTAGTTAAAGAACATAACATACAAACTGTCTCTTTGTTTTATGGCATGATAAATATGGATTCTCACATGCTGACCTTTATGAATACAGGGGAAGCGTATCCAATTTTAGTGAGGGATGGTATTGCTCGCTACCTGCGTTTTTCGTATGCAAAAGATGGTAAAAAAGTTGTTGTGAAACTTATGGCAAATGATATGTTTATAATTGTCACCGATGGCATTGTGAATTGCAAAAATCGCAATGCACGCCTTTTTGGTTTAAAACAAGTTATGGATACCTGTTGTCAGTATGATGATCCATCTGAATGTATTGAGGGTTTACTTGCAAAAGTAAAAGAATTTATGCAAGGACTGGCTCAGCGAGAAGATATATCAGTTATTGCTGTAAAAATACAATAA
- the alr gene encoding alanine racemase, translated as MILTHPAYCNRPTRAEISLPNLRNNFAIVRSLIAPDVKIMAMVKANAYGHGIVRISQELIKAGVDYLGVAYLEEALFLRQHGITIPVLVCGAINTEQIPEFIVNDVAITSSSIDKSKAIHNAAKAMGKKALVHLKIDTGMERIGVHWYNAEKFINETMALDGIEVIGVFSHLAKAESDATFTQQQIDRFATIVEYMEKKSILPPYVHLANSAAIINHPQSHFTMVRPGIMLYGYNPNGYNPDITFNGRFLQPVMTLKTKVSFFKVVPPNTGISYNHLYTTSQQTRVVTLPVGYGDGYSRHLSNKGQVIIRGKRYPVVGAVCMDQIMVDIGPDGTAYNGDDVLLFGQMDGYTIPLESLCEKIGTITYEILTNISP; from the coding sequence ATGATACTTACACACCCTGCATATTGTAATCGCCCCACACGAGCAGAAATATCACTGCCTAATCTAAGAAACAATTTTGCCATTGTGCGCTCTTTAATTGCACCAGATGTTAAAATTATGGCAATGGTTAAAGCCAATGCGTATGGTCATGGCATTGTGCGCATATCACAGGAGCTCATTAAAGCTGGCGTTGACTATTTGGGCGTTGCATACTTAGAAGAAGCGTTGTTTTTACGACAACACGGAATTACTATACCAGTATTGGTGTGCGGTGCTATCAACACCGAACAGATCCCTGAATTTATAGTAAACGACGTTGCAATAACAAGCTCTTCTATTGATAAATCAAAAGCAATACATAATGCTGCCAAAGCAATGGGCAAAAAGGCATTGGTACATTTAAAAATTGATACGGGTATGGAGCGAATAGGCGTTCATTGGTACAATGCAGAAAAATTTATAAATGAAACAATGGCATTAGATGGCATTGAAGTTATTGGTGTATTTTCACATTTGGCAAAAGCGGAATCCGATGCTACGTTCACACAACAACAGATTGATCGCTTTGCCACAATAGTAGAATATATGGAAAAAAAATCAATACTGCCACCATATGTACACCTTGCAAACTCTGCAGCAATTATTAATCATCCTCAATCACACTTTACCATGGTTAGGCCAGGGATAATGTTATATGGATACAATCCAAATGGTTATAATCCTGACATTACTTTCAATGGCCGCTTTTTACAACCGGTCATGACGCTTAAAACAAAAGTTTCATTTTTTAAAGTTGTTCCACCTAACACCGGCATAAGCTACAACCACTTATACACAACGTCACAGCAAACACGAGTGGTAACACTGCCAGTTGGTTATGGCGATGGATACAGCCGCCATCTTTCTAACAAAGGCCAAGTGATAATCCGTGGCAAACGGTATCCGGTAGTAGGAGCTGTATGTATGGATCAGATAATGGTAGATATTGGACCTGACGGCACTGCATACAATGGTGATGATGTACTTCTGTTTGGCCAAATGGATGGCTACACTATTCCCCTAGAATCTCTATGCGAAAAGATTGGCACCATTACGTACGAAATACTCACAAACATAAGCCC
- a CDS encoding WecB/TagA/CpsF family glycosyltransferase — MIKDAMYYDSYKEDRDLILEYNQTSLADVNLVNIIGIGIDNCTRQQAVVKVLRMIEEGGVHHVMALNPYKLHRITTNNDLNLIASKADLRLAVGAGIPWAAKFLGKPLKERIHFMSFLMDLIRIAEIKEITIFMVGAKPEIIEQAYANIKKSFPKIRIVGRHGGYFNKERAASVIEAMRKSEAQIILIGLGFPKEDKWIHEIKNQFKNTVFIGIGGSIDIISGQKRKAPAYFMEKGLDWFYRIITRPWRYTRLVRLLLFYLQVVWQRLRR, encoded by the coding sequence ATGATTAAAGATGCAATGTATTATGATTCGTACAAAGAAGATCGCGATTTAATTTTAGAATATAATCAAACTTCTTTAGCTGATGTCAACTTAGTCAACATAATTGGTATTGGTATCGATAACTGCACACGTCAGCAGGCTGTTGTCAAAGTGCTTAGAATGATTGAAGAGGGTGGTGTGCACCATGTTATGGCACTCAATCCCTACAAACTTCATCGCATCACCACAAATAATGATCTCAATCTTATTGCCTCAAAAGCTGATTTACGATTAGCAGTTGGAGCAGGAATCCCATGGGCTGCAAAGTTTTTAGGCAAACCATTAAAAGAGCGCATTCATTTTATGAGCTTTCTCATGGATTTAATACGAATAGCTGAAATAAAAGAAATTACCATTTTTATGGTTGGTGCAAAGCCAGAGATTATTGAACAGGCGTACGCAAACATTAAAAAATCATTTCCAAAGATCCGCATAGTAGGTCGTCATGGTGGATATTTCAACAAGGAAAGAGCTGCAAGTGTCATTGAAGCCATGCGCAAATCCGAAGCACAAATAATACTTATTGGACTTGGTTTTCCAAAGGAAGATAAATGGATACATGAAATAAAAAACCAGTTTAAAAATACAGTATTTATTGGTATTGGTGGAAGCATAGATATCATTTCGGGTCAGAAACGAAAAGCACCTGCATACTTTATGGAAAAAGGGTTGGACTGGTTCTATCGTATTATTACCCGCCCATGGCGGTATACACGTTTGGTGCGACTTCTTCTATTTTATTTACAAGTTGTATGGCAGCGGTTACGACGATAA